The following proteins come from a genomic window of Microbacterium sulfonylureivorans:
- a CDS encoding discoidin domain-containing protein has protein sequence MAPAAWRTPVAGAAILALTAATLALAPTAASADVAPGNESDIGVYTNGQTDSMDIGDPTYSNIDEVVQKLAPGVDWTASSMHDRIFDEDLAAGGTDYYLDRILGVSGTANNTVLQTRGRSLYMRGGSNWAVMGFAGSAFAGGPNNLGNLYTVVVPGQTVAEVGAQRFNAPSHARSRYTIGSTGVVAELRKFVTHDNAAVTAITFQNPGAQPQTFTVRAASPLATGAGSASDELAGTRTLTSGANNGLVDTPWSTVQVGLKAAGFERAGANLDRVVTVPAGGSVDLSVVGTLYSQGMPDGLEEMRTYAELTPADAFKKGVTDFNRRWAEDIPYIDVPDAAIEKAIVYRWWGERYNVLDTNESGYVYQYPTTIEGVNLYQNSVVLTQPMHLQDTKWIRTPYLPYGQILNVGELSGSSAFLDSPGHTSWNNHYSQYLGTAGLEAYNVHGGGAEIAERFARYFEGDGVGQLEHYDGNDDKLIAYDTNYMPGNDSDAITFGYPRITASAPGARTIERPESAYVWGAFDAARQLYEIAGADAEKVDEVGDTADEIRDAILGRLWSEEMRTFLAGTSHGAQAAASSNGGANPLSEAERDLIPAKESNLFDIYAEGLIPTEDADTYVDGLRFLRYGDNFPIFPFYTANQYDRAKFGIGGSNNFSNINFTVQYRAVREALRHYDPDGKYITPEYAARLLDWMAWSIYPGGDARVANQAEYYSNWNATAKTFNRNNPNHVMLGNMNYIYVEDMGGIQPRSDDKIELWPIDLGYDHFMVNNLRYHGHDLTIVWDDDGSHYGLGEGYSLFIDGERKASADALGRFVYDPAANEIVESDDGLAVEIVADEGADLPSAVDTPIEDDRVVDYLKTAGIDLGEEASNLAADATLTSSYTQVGTRPTPWRNFHTPGMSTGSMNYTPGAIAETERPVSLAAVADDLTTNEPYWGNYGTTTANGYVDLDFGEPRRFDNVKIWFVSDRQAGGYSQPQRYSIQVQNGGGEWVTIPETFKSPKIAVPKFNEALFEPVTASKVRIAFTNTPTKFTAISEIQVFDSGRDVPPVVNDAPVVTAAADRSRDGNLSTTLVGTATDDGIPESGELTVGWSTVSTPAGAGVIFADASALTTTVTGTAAGMYTFRLTASDGERTTQKDVELELREKATSAEFGAVATITTSGTSSWENHNRVNEATTPASSAPGAGNGWGNWGQPANGTSPAAAAWIRYQWPSAVRLQSTEIYWYDDNGGTRMPRPDTYAVEYSNDGTTWTPVALSGTSTYAGALVRNAYNRLEFEPIEATQLRIRITGVQGSGAGTGVLRWRANGETVASVDAPVIMRTVVGEIPELPSELDVVYSSGQRGSVPFTWQAITADQVAEANVEPFVVYGTNTTNGLIAQAQIYVRPENSQGGIAIQGAEQFEQTVEVGEQPWLPERVLVSYNDGSRDNRAIGVEWDYDESVVDRPGVYTIRGELVLPSYVSTAGTTSTVLTLTVGDGVSPGPLVSATATTRCVAGKVTLVTRAVNDDDEPIAIELTSAFGTKQFAAVQPGKAVSQSFTTRTAGIAAGEVTVTATATGGESSTVKATYPAATCG, from the coding sequence ATGGCGCCTGCAGCTTGGAGAACACCGGTCGCCGGAGCAGCGATACTCGCGCTCACCGCGGCCACGCTCGCGTTGGCGCCGACGGCCGCCTCCGCCGATGTCGCGCCGGGCAACGAGTCCGACATCGGCGTGTACACGAACGGCCAGACCGACTCGATGGACATCGGCGACCCGACGTACTCGAACATCGACGAGGTGGTGCAGAAGCTGGCACCCGGGGTCGACTGGACGGCGAGCAGCATGCACGACCGGATCTTCGACGAGGACCTGGCTGCCGGCGGCACGGACTACTACCTCGACAGGATCCTCGGCGTCTCCGGCACCGCGAACAACACCGTCCTCCAGACACGCGGCCGCTCGCTCTACATGCGCGGCGGAAGCAACTGGGCGGTGATGGGCTTCGCCGGATCGGCCTTCGCGGGCGGGCCGAACAACCTCGGGAACCTGTACACGGTGGTCGTCCCCGGCCAGACCGTGGCCGAGGTCGGCGCGCAGCGATTCAACGCCCCGAGCCACGCGCGATCGCGCTACACCATCGGCTCGACCGGGGTCGTCGCCGAGCTCCGCAAGTTCGTCACGCACGACAACGCCGCCGTCACGGCGATCACCTTCCAGAATCCCGGCGCCCAGCCCCAGACCTTCACCGTGCGCGCTGCCTCGCCGTTGGCGACGGGCGCGGGTTCGGCGTCCGACGAGCTCGCGGGGACGCGCACGCTCACCAGCGGAGCCAACAACGGGCTCGTCGACACGCCGTGGTCGACGGTCCAGGTCGGCCTGAAGGCGGCAGGCTTCGAGCGAGCCGGCGCGAACCTCGACCGGGTCGTCACGGTCCCCGCCGGAGGCTCCGTCGACCTGTCGGTCGTCGGGACGCTCTACAGCCAGGGGATGCCCGACGGCCTCGAGGAGATGCGCACCTACGCGGAGCTCACCCCGGCCGACGCCTTCAAGAAGGGCGTGACCGACTTCAACCGCCGATGGGCCGAGGACATCCCCTACATCGACGTGCCCGACGCGGCGATCGAGAAGGCGATCGTGTACCGGTGGTGGGGCGAGCGCTACAACGTGCTCGACACGAACGAGTCCGGCTACGTCTACCAGTACCCGACGACGATCGAGGGCGTGAACCTCTACCAGAACTCCGTCGTGCTCACCCAGCCGATGCATCTGCAGGACACGAAGTGGATCCGCACGCCGTACCTCCCGTACGGGCAGATCCTCAACGTCGGCGAGCTCTCCGGCTCGTCCGCGTTCCTCGACAGCCCCGGACACACGAGCTGGAACAACCACTACTCGCAGTACCTCGGCACTGCGGGCCTCGAGGCGTACAACGTCCACGGCGGCGGCGCGGAGATCGCCGAGCGGTTCGCACGCTACTTCGAGGGCGACGGGGTCGGCCAGCTCGAGCACTACGACGGCAACGACGACAAGCTGATCGCGTACGACACGAACTACATGCCGGGCAACGACTCCGACGCCATCACCTTCGGGTACCCGCGGATCACTGCGTCCGCACCCGGCGCGCGGACGATCGAGCGCCCCGAGTCGGCGTACGTCTGGGGCGCATTCGATGCAGCGCGCCAGCTGTACGAGATCGCGGGCGCGGATGCCGAGAAGGTCGACGAGGTCGGCGACACCGCCGACGAGATCCGCGACGCCATCCTCGGGCGGCTGTGGAGCGAGGAGATGCGGACGTTCCTCGCGGGCACCTCGCACGGCGCCCAGGCGGCCGCATCGTCCAACGGCGGCGCCAACCCGCTCTCGGAAGCGGAGCGCGACCTGATCCCCGCCAAGGAGTCGAACCTGTTCGACATCTACGCCGAGGGCCTGATCCCGACCGAGGACGCCGACACCTACGTGGACGGGCTCCGGTTCCTGCGGTACGGCGACAACTTCCCGATCTTCCCCTTCTACACGGCCAATCAGTACGACCGGGCCAAGTTCGGGATCGGGGGCTCCAACAACTTCTCGAACATCAACTTCACCGTGCAGTACCGCGCCGTGCGCGAGGCCCTGCGCCACTACGACCCGGACGGCAAGTACATCACCCCCGAGTACGCTGCGCGCCTTCTCGACTGGATGGCCTGGAGCATCTACCCGGGCGGCGACGCGCGCGTCGCCAACCAAGCCGAGTACTACTCCAATTGGAACGCGACGGCGAAGACGTTCAACCGCAACAACCCGAACCACGTGATGCTCGGCAACATGAACTACATCTACGTGGAGGACATGGGCGGGATCCAGCCGCGGTCGGACGACAAGATCGAACTGTGGCCGATCGACCTCGGCTACGACCACTTCATGGTGAACAACCTGCGCTACCACGGTCACGACCTCACCATCGTCTGGGACGACGACGGCTCGCACTACGGGCTCGGCGAGGGATACAGCCTCTTCATCGACGGCGAGCGCAAGGCCTCGGCCGACGCTCTCGGCCGGTTCGTGTACGACCCCGCGGCCAACGAGATCGTCGAATCCGACGACGGGCTGGCCGTGGAGATCGTCGCGGACGAGGGAGCCGACCTGCCGAGCGCGGTCGACACGCCCATCGAGGACGACCGCGTGGTCGACTACCTGAAGACCGCCGGCATCGATCTGGGTGAGGAGGCCTCGAACCTCGCCGCGGACGCCACGCTTACCTCGTCGTACACGCAGGTGGGCACGCGGCCCACCCCGTGGCGCAACTTCCACACTCCGGGGATGTCGACGGGCTCGATGAACTACACGCCCGGAGCGATCGCCGAGACCGAGCGGCCCGTGTCGCTGGCCGCCGTGGCGGACGATCTCACCACCAATGAGCCGTACTGGGGCAACTACGGGACGACGACCGCCAACGGCTACGTCGACCTGGACTTCGGTGAGCCGAGGCGGTTCGACAACGTGAAGATCTGGTTCGTGAGCGACCGGCAGGCCGGGGGCTACAGCCAGCCGCAGCGGTACTCGATCCAGGTCCAGAACGGCGGCGGAGAGTGGGTCACGATCCCCGAGACCTTCAAGTCGCCGAAGATCGCCGTGCCGAAGTTCAACGAGGCCCTGTTCGAGCCGGTGACGGCGAGCAAGGTCAGGATCGCCTTCACCAACACCCCGACGAAGTTCACCGCGATCTCCGAGATCCAGGTGTTCGACTCCGGGCGCGATGTGCCGCCGGTGGTCAACGACGCACCCGTCGTGACTGCGGCGGCGGATCGATCCCGAGACGGGAACCTGTCGACCACGCTCGTCGGCACAGCGACGGATGACGGCATCCCGGAATCCGGTGAGCTGACGGTCGGCTGGTCGACGGTGTCCACTCCGGCGGGCGCGGGTGTCATCTTCGCTGACGCCTCGGCCCTGACCACGACGGTCACCGGCACGGCAGCGGGCATGTACACGTTCCGGCTGACGGCCTCCGACGGCGAGCGCACGACGCAGAAGGACGTCGAACTGGAACTGCGCGAGAAGGCCACCTCGGCCGAGTTCGGCGCGGTCGCGACCATCACGACGAGCGGCACGTCGTCGTGGGAGAACCACAACCGGGTCAACGAGGCGACCACTCCCGCGAGCTCCGCACCCGGTGCGGGCAACGGGTGGGGCAACTGGGGGCAGCCGGCCAACGGCACGTCCCCGGCGGCCGCCGCCTGGATCCGCTACCAGTGGCCCTCCGCCGTGCGGCTGCAGTCGACCGAGATCTACTGGTACGACGACAACGGCGGGACGCGGATGCCGCGCCCCGACACGTACGCGGTCGAGTACTCGAACGACGGGACCACGTGGACGCCGGTTGCGCTCTCGGGCACGTCGACGTACGCCGGTGCGCTCGTGCGCAACGCCTACAACCGGCTCGAGTTCGAGCCGATCGAGGCGACGCAGCTGCGGATCCGCATCACCGGGGTGCAGGGGTCCGGTGCCGGCACCGGCGTGCTGCGCTGGCGGGCGAACGGCGAGACCGTGGCGTCGGTGGACGCGCCGGTGATCATGCGGACCGTCGTGGGCGAGATCCCCGAGCTGCCGTCGGAGCTGGACGTCGTCTACTCGAGCGGGCAGCGAGGATCGGTGCCGTTCACATGGCAGGCCATCACCGCCGACCAGGTCGCAGAGGCGAACGTCGAGCCGTTCGTGGTCTACGGGACGAACACCACCAACGGGCTCATCGCCCAGGCGCAGATCTACGTGCGGCCCGAGAACTCGCAGGGCGGCATCGCCATCCAGGGCGCGGAGCAGTTCGAGCAGACGGTCGAGGTCGGCGAGCAGCCCTGGCTTCCGGAGCGCGTGCTCGTGTCGTACAACGACGGCTCGCGCGACAACAGGGCGATCGGCGTGGAGTGGGACTACGACGAGTCGGTGGTGGATCGACCGGGCGTGTACACGATCCGCGGCGAGCTGGTGCTGCCGTCCTACGTGAGCACGGCGGGCACGACGTCCACGGTGCTGACGCTGACCGTCGGCGACGGCGTATCGCCTGGGCCGCTGGTCTCGGCGACGGCGACCACCCGATGCGTGGCGGGCAAGGTGACGCTCGTGACGCGAGCGGTGAACGACGACGATGAGCCGATCGCCATCGAGCTCACGTCCGCGTTCGGCACCAAGCAGTTCGCCGCCGTGCAGCCGGGCAAGGCCGTGAGCCAGTCGTTCACGACCCGGACCGCCGGGATCGCCGCCGGCGAGGTGACGGTGACGGCCACCGCCACGGGCGGTGAGAGCAGCACCGTGAAGGCGACGTACCCCGCCGCCACCTGCGGCTGA
- a CDS encoding NAD-dependent epimerase/dehydratase family protein, translating to MRIALTGSSGKLGTVVFRELIAAGHEVVGMDVVGQRGPSFVQVDLTDYGQVIDAFGGVGDRHDGIDAVVHLGAIPAPGIRSDIATFHNNMTATFNVFWAAVRLGIRRIVYASSETVQGLPFDAPPPYIPVDEAYPPRPESVYSLVKTLEEQLAVELVRWHPDLSVTALRFSNVMVPEDYAEFPSFDADALLRKWNLWGYIDARDGAQAVERALEVAPPGFDQFLIAAADTVMTRPNAELIAEVFPGVPVTGEIGDHETLLSIHKARRLLGYEPRHSWRDHV from the coding sequence ATGCGCATCGCACTCACCGGATCATCCGGAAAGCTCGGCACCGTCGTCTTCCGCGAACTCATCGCAGCCGGACACGAGGTCGTCGGAATGGACGTCGTCGGTCAGCGCGGTCCCTCGTTCGTCCAGGTCGACCTCACCGACTACGGGCAGGTGATCGACGCCTTCGGAGGCGTCGGCGACCGCCACGACGGGATCGACGCGGTCGTGCACCTCGGCGCGATCCCCGCCCCGGGCATCCGCAGCGACATCGCCACCTTCCACAACAACATGACGGCCACGTTCAACGTCTTCTGGGCGGCCGTGAGACTCGGCATCCGTCGCATCGTCTACGCGTCGAGCGAGACGGTGCAGGGCCTGCCGTTCGACGCCCCGCCGCCCTACATCCCCGTCGACGAGGCCTACCCGCCGCGACCCGAGTCCGTGTACTCGCTCGTCAAGACCCTCGAAGAGCAGCTCGCCGTCGAGCTCGTGCGGTGGCACCCCGACCTGTCCGTCACGGCCCTGCGGTTCTCGAATGTCATGGTGCCGGAGGACTACGCGGAGTTCCCCTCGTTCGACGCCGACGCCCTCCTGCGCAAGTGGAACCTGTGGGGCTACATCGATGCGCGCGACGGCGCCCAGGCGGTGGAGCGTGCGCTCGAGGTCGCGCCCCCGGGCTTCGACCAGTTCCTCATCGCAGCTGCAGACACGGTGATGACACGGCCGAACGCCGAGCTCATCGCGGAGGTCTTCCCCGGGGTGCCGGTGACGGGCGAGATCGGCGACCACGAGACGCTCCTCTCGATCCACAAGGCGCGCCGCCTCCTCGGCTACGAGCCCCGGCACTCGTGGCGCGACCACGTCTGA
- a CDS encoding DUF1992 domain-containing protein has protein sequence MTDDPRVAAARYREELRGAQDPDAVSPAPPDADRTSAANAVDRAAYVETAIQQAIRRGEFDDLPGAGKPIPGLGESHDPDWWIRRKIEREQLSGLGPPALMLRVEAAEFAQRLDALSREAEVRDAVDDFNRRVVEARRQLQGGPPVVTPTRDADAEVAAWAERRDARARSAASEPEHPARRRRWWGRAGRG, from the coding sequence ATGACCGACGATCCGCGGGTGGCCGCCGCCCGCTACCGGGAAGAGCTGCGCGGGGCGCAGGACCCGGATGCCGTGTCCCCCGCCCCGCCCGACGCGGACCGCACGTCCGCCGCCAACGCCGTGGACCGCGCAGCGTACGTCGAGACGGCGATCCAGCAGGCGATCCGCCGCGGCGAGTTCGACGACCTTCCCGGTGCGGGAAAGCCGATCCCGGGACTCGGCGAGAGCCACGACCCGGACTGGTGGATCCGGCGCAAGATCGAGCGCGAGCAGCTCAGCGGCCTCGGACCGCCGGCGCTCATGCTCCGGGTGGAGGCGGCCGAGTTCGCGCAGCGTCTCGACGCCCTGTCACGCGAGGCCGAGGTGCGCGACGCCGTGGACGACTTCAATCGCCGCGTTGTCGAGGCGCGCCGGCAGCTGCAGGGCGGCCCGCCCGTGGTGACTCCGACTCGGGATGCCGACGCCGAGGTCGCCGCGTGGGCGGAGCGGCGCGACGCGCGCGCCCGTTCGGCCGCGTCCGAGCCGGAGCATCCCGCTCGCCGGCGCCGATGGTGGGGACGCGCCGGCCGCGGCTGA
- a CDS encoding LacI family DNA-binding transcriptional regulator translates to MPVTSHENGSRAATLSDVARLAGVSIATASKALNNRGDVAVATRQRVIHAADELAFTPNAMAKGLLAGRTGTVGLLTSDLEGRFMIPILMGAEDAFGAGQINVFLCDARGDAIREQHHLKALLSRRVDGIIVVGRATDPRPSLGQDLPVPVVYAYAPSDDPRDLSLTPDNYSGGRLAVEHLLACGRTRIAHITGDPSYAAAQDRLAGARAGLEAAGLALVGEPMFSEWTEHWGRDAAAMVLERHPDVDAIFCGSDQIARGALDTARDLGRRVPDDLAIIGYDNWEVLATNSRPELTSIDANLQMLGRQAAQRVFDAIDGVDIGSGEHHSPVRLVIRGSTIPRR, encoded by the coding sequence GTGCCCGTGACATCTCATGAGAACGGGTCGCGAGCAGCGACGCTCAGCGACGTCGCTCGACTGGCGGGCGTGTCGATCGCGACCGCCTCGAAGGCGCTCAACAACCGCGGCGACGTCGCGGTCGCGACCCGTCAGCGCGTCATACACGCCGCCGACGAGCTCGCCTTCACCCCGAATGCGATGGCCAAGGGACTCCTCGCCGGCCGCACCGGCACGGTCGGGCTGCTCACGAGCGACCTCGAGGGCCGCTTCATGATCCCGATCCTCATGGGAGCCGAAGACGCCTTCGGCGCCGGGCAGATCAATGTCTTCCTGTGCGACGCCCGCGGCGACGCCATCCGCGAGCAGCACCATCTCAAGGCTCTGCTGAGCCGGCGGGTCGACGGCATCATCGTCGTCGGACGCGCCACCGACCCCCGCCCCTCGCTCGGGCAGGACCTCCCGGTGCCGGTCGTGTACGCCTACGCGCCGTCCGACGATCCGCGAGACCTCTCGCTCACGCCCGACAACTACTCGGGCGGCCGCCTCGCCGTCGAGCACCTCCTCGCCTGCGGACGCACGCGCATCGCGCACATCACCGGCGATCCCTCGTACGCCGCCGCGCAGGACCGTCTCGCCGGCGCTCGCGCGGGGCTCGAGGCGGCCGGGCTCGCGCTGGTCGGCGAGCCGATGTTCTCGGAATGGACCGAGCACTGGGGGAGGGATGCCGCGGCCATGGTGCTCGAGCGTCACCCCGACGTCGACGCGATCTTCTGCGGCTCCGACCAGATCGCCCGCGGTGCGCTCGACACGGCGCGCGACCTCGGCCGGCGCGTGCCCGACGATCTCGCGATCATCGGCTACGACAACTGGGAGGTCCTCGCCACGAACTCGCGCCCCGAGCTGACGAGCATCGACGCCAACCTGCAGATGCTGGGCCGCCAGGCCGCGCAGCGGGTGTTCGACGCGATCGACGGCGTCGACATCGGCAGCGGCGAGCACCACTCGCCGGTGCGCCTGGTCATCCGCGGATCGACGATCCCGCGACGCTGA
- a CDS encoding ABC transporter substrate-binding protein: MFTTRRRAALRAATAFVAAGALVGGLTACAGSSDTPTPAESIPAEGVDDGSTLTLWTRAPMERQANLLVDAYNASHENQVELTVVPNDDYVAKVGAAAGSDGLPDLFAADIVYVPNWVQQGLFQDITAQIDGLDYKDYINKGHLSAGTYEGQEHVLPFVLDLSMLFWNKELFAEAGLDPEVAPATLEEFADAAKAVQALNKPDTYGTASGLNCGGCLVFTWFPSIWASGDQVMNEEGTESLLASDTAKEVYSTWKDLVDEGAVLPGSAEETGPTWTAAFSEGKVGVMPFPATLLSSLEFDAGVAGLPGVDGGASTFVGGDGIGISKDSELSAQAWNFLQWMMSEEAQVDVLAKDNNAVSRSDLADNEYAAEDPRLVTINEVAGMGDTPVALQFQQAFNAPGSPWLTLVRNAVLGDDDSVDADNEEITAVLSQ, from the coding sequence ATGTTCACTACCCGACGCCGTGCCGCACTGCGTGCAGCCACGGCCTTCGTGGCTGCGGGAGCCCTCGTCGGCGGTCTCACCGCCTGCGCCGGCAGCAGCGACACCCCCACCCCCGCAGAGTCCATCCCGGCCGAGGGCGTCGATGACGGCTCGACGCTGACCCTGTGGACCCGTGCGCCGATGGAGCGCCAGGCCAATCTCCTCGTCGACGCCTACAACGCCTCGCACGAGAACCAGGTCGAGCTCACGGTCGTCCCGAACGACGACTACGTCGCGAAGGTCGGCGCCGCCGCCGGCTCGGACGGGCTGCCCGACCTGTTCGCCGCCGACATCGTCTACGTCCCGAACTGGGTCCAGCAGGGCCTGTTCCAGGACATCACGGCGCAGATCGACGGCCTCGACTACAAGGACTACATCAACAAGGGCCACCTGTCGGCCGGCACCTACGAGGGCCAGGAGCACGTCCTGCCCTTCGTGCTCGACCTGTCGATGCTGTTCTGGAACAAGGAGCTCTTCGCCGAGGCCGGGCTCGACCCCGAGGTCGCCCCCGCGACGCTCGAGGAGTTCGCCGACGCGGCCAAGGCCGTGCAGGCGCTGAACAAGCCCGACACCTACGGGACGGCCTCCGGCCTGAACTGCGGCGGATGCCTCGTCTTCACGTGGTTCCCGTCGATCTGGGCCTCGGGCGACCAGGTCATGAACGAGGAGGGCACCGAGTCCCTGCTCGCGAGCGACACCGCCAAGGAGGTCTACTCCACGTGGAAGGATCTCGTCGACGAGGGCGCCGTCCTCCCCGGCTCCGCCGAGGAGACCGGCCCGACCTGGACGGCCGCCTTCAGCGAGGGCAAGGTCGGCGTCATGCCGTTCCCCGCCACGCTGCTGTCGTCGCTCGAGTTCGACGCGGGGGTCGCCGGCCTCCCCGGTGTCGACGGCGGAGCATCGACGTTCGTCGGCGGTGACGGCATCGGCATCTCGAAGGACTCGGAGCTCTCGGCCCAGGCCTGGAACTTCCTGCAGTGGATGATGTCGGAGGAGGCGCAGGTCGACGTGCTGGCGAAGGACAACAACGCCGTCTCGCGCTCGGACCTCGCCGACAACGAGTACGCCGCGGAGGACCCCCGCCTCGTGACGATCAACGAGGTCGCCGGTATGGGCGACACCCCCGTCGCCCTCCAGTTCCAGCAGGCGTTCAACGCCCCCGGCAGCCCGTGGCTGACACTGGTGCGAAACGCCGTGCTCGGCGACGACGACTCCGTCGACGCCGACAACGAAGAGATCACTGCGGTCCTCAGCCAGTAG
- a CDS encoding carbohydrate ABC transporter permease translates to MVVSALANARVRNRRGRHRTALGGPVQGWLYAAPTAIFVILLFLVPLALVFQMSGSDWPLMTGNQGPNFPENYVDAVNLRLFWESIRFTLLYTVITTVILIGLGLGLALLVQESTRWKGFLRTAFLVPSALGLASASLLFYVLYSPIAGPFADLMASWGITFLGTPEGALWSTIFLIVWRYAGFYMLLMLVGLQGIPDDIYEAARIDGASRWQTFRDITVPLLRPTFALTTIMCVTGSLLAFEQFYILTKGGPDNSTMTIVQLIYNVAFQGQNNLGIAAALSVLVLIALIIINVFQLRAFRRPEES, encoded by the coding sequence ATGGTCGTCAGCGCCCTCGCGAACGCCCGCGTACGGAACAGGCGCGGTCGGCATCGCACCGCCCTCGGCGGTCCGGTGCAGGGCTGGCTCTACGCCGCCCCCACCGCGATCTTCGTGATCCTCCTGTTCCTGGTGCCGCTGGCCCTCGTGTTCCAGATGTCGGGCAGCGACTGGCCTCTCATGACGGGCAACCAGGGGCCGAACTTCCCCGAGAACTACGTCGACGCGGTCAACCTGCGCCTGTTCTGGGAATCGATCCGCTTCACCCTGCTCTACACGGTGATCACGACGGTCATCCTGATCGGGCTCGGGCTCGGGCTCGCGCTCCTCGTGCAGGAGTCGACCCGCTGGAAGGGATTCCTGCGCACGGCCTTCCTCGTGCCCAGCGCACTGGGCCTGGCCTCGGCATCCCTCCTCTTCTACGTGCTGTACTCGCCGATCGCCGGGCCATTCGCCGACCTCATGGCGTCGTGGGGGATCACGTTCCTCGGAACCCCTGAGGGGGCGCTGTGGTCGACGATCTTCCTCATCGTCTGGCGCTACGCGGGGTTCTACATGCTCCTCATGCTCGTCGGTCTGCAGGGCATCCCGGACGACATCTACGAGGCGGCGCGCATCGACGGCGCCTCACGGTGGCAGACCTTCCGCGACATCACCGTCCCGCTGCTGCGGCCGACGTTCGCCCTCACCACGATCATGTGCGTGACCGGGTCGCTGCTCGCCTTCGAGCAGTTCTACATCCTCACCAAGGGCGGCCCCGACAACAGCACGATGACCATCGTCCAGCTGATCTACAACGTGGCCTTCCAGGGGCAGAACAACCTGGGCATCGCCGCGGCGCTGTCGGTGCTGGTGCTCATCGCGCTCATCATCATCAACGTCTTCCAGCTGCGCGCGTTCCGCCGCCCCGAGGAGAGCTGA
- a CDS encoding carbohydrate ABC transporter permease has protein sequence MTETLTRSIVAPKSRPTRPRHGRSRAARIAFGIPYWVFTAALAVIFLYPLIWTGVSSFQPLAGTSQTDGWGFGNYLALADYQAGIWVYLGNSLIVSGLTVALTLFISLLGGYAFARFSFPGKNVLFLVTLAILMVPYATLLIPLYVILNEVGLQNSLVGVALVITMFQLPFSMFMMRISFESIPREMDEAALVDGCSSFGALWRVLLPAVKPGLVTVGLFAFLTAWNDFMAPLILISDTNRMTLPLAVANLRGQVQGVVDYGATEAGVVVLALPCIVLFLILQRHYVRGFMSGAFKG, from the coding sequence ATGACCGAGACACTGACCCGCAGCATCGTGGCGCCGAAGTCCCGCCCGACCCGCCCTCGGCACGGCCGCAGCCGCGCCGCGCGCATCGCGTTCGGCATCCCCTACTGGGTGTTCACCGCGGCGCTCGCGGTCATCTTCCTGTACCCGCTGATCTGGACGGGGGTGTCGTCCTTCCAGCCGCTCGCGGGCACCAGCCAGACCGACGGCTGGGGCTTCGGCAACTACCTCGCCCTCGCCGACTACCAGGCCGGCATCTGGGTCTACCTGGGCAACTCGCTGATCGTGTCCGGCCTCACCGTGGCGCTGACGCTGTTCATCTCGCTTCTCGGGGGCTACGCGTTCGCGCGCTTCTCGTTCCCCGGCAAGAACGTGCTGTTCCTGGTGACGCTCGCGATCCTGATGGTGCCGTACGCGACGCTGCTGATCCCGCTCTACGTGATCCTCAACGAGGTCGGCCTGCAGAACTCGCTCGTGGGCGTCGCCCTGGTGATCACGATGTTCCAGCTGCCGTTCTCGATGTTCATGATGCGCATCTCGTTCGAGTCGATCCCCCGCGAGATGGACGAAGCCGCACTCGTCGACGGATGCTCCAGCTTCGGTGCGCTGTGGCGCGTCCTGCTTCCCGCGGTGAAGCCGGGGCTCGTGACGGTCGGACTCTTCGCCTTCCTGACTGCCTGGAACGACTTCATGGCGCCGCTGATCCTCATCAGCGACACGAACCGGATGACGCTGCCCCTCGCCGTCGCCAACCTCCGCGGCCAGGTGCAGGGCGTCGTCGACTACGGCGCGACCGAGGCGGGGGTCGTCGTGCTCGCCCTCCCCTGCATCGTGCTGTTCCTCATCCTCCAGCGGCACTATGTCCGCGGTTTCATGTCGGGAGCGTTCAAGGGATGA